One window of Akkermansia biwaensis genomic DNA carries:
- a CDS encoding RHS repeat domain-containing protein — protein MLEVGGENSGGGGEGGGAASFSFRANPQCSIGLRYKHPLEWTCSWDSASRQATVKRPTGSSISFRAAAGSADAPVSGGSRKLNYRVRLLNQDKSPCTDGNPIYLDMVQSNGSTLRFSASTGKVVSLISSSGVETTAEAYAAKLQVNRHPSTGAIQSIWSQSQGLLQAVPEGNKLTLEWYSPSQVNKTARSVTASGTPYKTVSYENTLKDGAPVMLITEQRQGMAAFHTERKVEGNNVTITQGEGDERIVRRIERNSLPGGKWEMIESYRKINEETPVSCVRTVQKSTDGGWLTISRTEGYNTPLAQTTLYTYNDQFRVSLEIQPDGGYTRYEYDDQGRVILQATPWAGGGEKGTRTTYADLRFNDFRPATEREIIIAQDGTETVLSQRSYTYEDSVEINRTTVTETALGSDQVHTSVSETYGEAAQYPYARGRQKMSQGINGVQTVYTYEASSEYGAIHKVTTTVQANGSIVPGQSTRSVEYIAENGTITRQEQYVHTGENWSLISSEDYQYDAELKLAKTTRGNGRTSTTEWMCCGPLREIDEDGVVISYGYNSAKQLVETIRSATETTPETIISYIRDADGRIISTRKDVGALTTVESTQYDDLGRVVSTTDILGRVTSTQYNEDLLTTTVTTPSGATLITKTYYDGTTILQTGTGQREMETQLELTQEGILTTTLSQGVVLSQTLQNGFGQTIRQEQPNTLEGFIVTSNTYNSKGQRIRTQTEEMAPTLTEYNELGQTVKQTVLLDQLHPGDPAKNRISESSSCYQIRKDGIYQVQTSITYNAEGLPLTQTTETMVSQLDPVVESKALSFDVYGQRSVQWTEYTAPSKRTQLSRIPTSDIVAESLVVDGFTISQTNYAGIHSSQERSYASTGMMLKQTDARGNVTAIETDLAERAIRTTDAQGNITSTAYSPCCDAPACITNALGGATCYSYDIRGRKIAEYGTAVQPSCFAYDESNHMIALTTFRVDEKDITTDPTSRTDGDTTTWLYDTATGLELKKTYADGSCVSKTYDRLNRLETLTKARGIITSYTYAPFTGELVSVTHSDSTPEWDFAYNHLGQMVSVCDISGTREISYDVYGRMIQETSFGTAESCIQEEYDAFGRSCGYRLMIGTRTVQYSSLDYDHKGDMMSMNMEGLGTPFTWEYDETSGFLNKLSYPNGMVRRNTYHPRINLLASIGYEDAGTGDMLAGHVYQYDHLMRPIQRRDSWDTSTMATTRDFTYNSRSELVNDELQQRGNFAYQYDNIGNRKIVRELEEETSYGTNRLNQYTNIIQADASFDPVYDADGNQIRIKTSTGIWNVCYDGNDRPVSFTSEDGRTVVSCGYDYQGRRFEKKVLVNGTTISHAYYLYRGYLQVAELDLMHPQPVLVKDYVWDPTETIATRLLMMTCWKEKGIEVKENLYFMHDALKNVTCVFGEQHERKARYEYSPFGGMLTAEGDVVHTNKFRFSCEYTDDELGLVYYNYRHLNPTDGRWINRDPIQEQGGQHLYGFLGNNSLINIEITGKIFFGKDVVINATPDLKSKSDAERTIKEYTFKGIINEIDDEVNCFCCIENLTLIMHGNPGEMVIVPKPGETIIWNNSTDPKKANRIYEGNVTEMVKALKNEETFCSKCFIYLVSCEVGLGVLPQKIANESKCTVYAPNGYAAIGEDDNPLHSKVFTKKITKIINGKSVNIGDPTSLLPQGIGSELSFSEFKPQS, from the coding sequence ATGCTGGAAGTCGGCGGGGAAAACTCCGGAGGCGGGGGTGAAGGAGGCGGCGCAGCTTCCTTCAGTTTCCGGGCCAATCCTCAATGCTCCATTGGACTGCGCTACAAGCATCCCCTCGAATGGACCTGCTCCTGGGACTCCGCTTCCCGCCAGGCAACTGTCAAGCGCCCCACCGGCAGCTCCATCTCTTTCCGCGCCGCCGCCGGAAGCGCCGACGCTCCCGTTTCCGGAGGTTCTCGCAAGCTCAACTACAGGGTCCGGCTGCTCAACCAGGACAAGTCTCCCTGTACGGACGGAAATCCCATTTATCTGGACATGGTCCAGAGCAATGGAAGCACCCTGCGCTTCTCGGCTTCCACCGGCAAGGTTGTTTCCCTGATTTCTTCTTCCGGGGTGGAAACCACGGCGGAAGCCTATGCTGCCAAACTCCAGGTCAACCGCCATCCCTCCACCGGCGCCATCCAGAGCATCTGGTCCCAGTCGCAGGGTCTTCTCCAGGCAGTGCCTGAGGGCAACAAACTCACCCTGGAGTGGTACTCCCCCTCCCAGGTGAACAAAACCGCCCGGAGCGTAACTGCTTCCGGGACTCCCTACAAGACGGTCAGCTATGAAAATACTCTCAAGGATGGAGCACCCGTGATGCTCATCACCGAGCAGAGGCAGGGCATGGCCGCCTTCCATACAGAACGGAAAGTGGAAGGCAACAATGTAACCATCACCCAGGGTGAAGGGGACGAGCGCATCGTACGGCGGATTGAGCGCAACTCGCTGCCCGGGGGCAAGTGGGAGATGATTGAGAGCTACCGCAAGATCAACGAGGAAACACCCGTATCCTGCGTCCGCACCGTCCAGAAGAGCACGGACGGCGGCTGGCTGACCATCAGCAGGACGGAAGGCTACAATACTCCCCTGGCCCAAACGACACTCTACACGTATAACGACCAGTTCCGGGTATCTCTGGAAATCCAGCCCGACGGAGGCTACACGCGCTACGAGTACGACGACCAGGGACGCGTCATTCTGCAAGCAACACCGTGGGCCGGAGGGGGAGAAAAAGGGACGCGCACCACGTATGCCGACCTGCGTTTCAACGATTTCAGGCCGGCAACGGAAAGGGAAATTATCATTGCCCAGGACGGAACCGAAACCGTTCTAAGCCAAAGGAGCTATACCTATGAAGATAGCGTTGAAATCAACCGGACCACAGTGACAGAAACGGCTTTGGGTTCCGACCAGGTTCACACAAGCGTCTCGGAAACCTACGGAGAAGCAGCGCAGTACCCTTATGCCCGGGGGAGACAGAAGATGAGCCAGGGCATCAACGGCGTTCAGACCGTCTATACCTATGAAGCCTCTTCAGAATACGGAGCCATCCACAAGGTAACGACAACCGTCCAGGCAAACGGGAGCATTGTTCCCGGCCAAAGTACCCGGAGTGTTGAGTACATTGCTGAGAACGGTACAATTACCAGACAAGAACAGTATGTTCATACAGGTGAAAATTGGTCTCTGATTTCTTCCGAAGACTACCAATACGATGCCGAGCTCAAACTTGCCAAAACTACAAGAGGTAATGGCAGAACCAGCACGACGGAGTGGATGTGCTGTGGGCCTCTGAGGGAAATCGATGAAGACGGAGTGGTCATCAGCTACGGCTACAACTCAGCCAAGCAACTGGTGGAGACCATCCGCTCGGCCACGGAAACCACTCCTGAAACTATCATTTCCTATATCAGGGATGCAGATGGCAGGATTATTTCCACACGAAAGGATGTCGGCGCTCTGACGACGGTTGAAAGTACCCAATACGACGACTTGGGAAGGGTTGTTTCCACAACCGATATCCTTGGACGTGTGACCAGTACTCAATACAACGAGGATCTACTCACCACTACTGTAACCACTCCTTCAGGTGCTACCTTGATTACCAAAACTTATTATGACGGCACTACCATTCTGCAGACAGGAACCGGACAGCGGGAAATGGAAACCCAGCTTGAGTTGACGCAAGAAGGGATTCTTACCACCACCCTGTCCCAGGGAGTCGTTCTTTCCCAAACTCTTCAAAATGGATTCGGTCAAACTATCCGACAGGAACAGCCCAATACTTTGGAAGGTTTCATTGTCACCAGTAACACTTATAATAGCAAAGGGCAGCGCATACGTACCCAGACAGAAGAGATGGCTCCCACCTTAACGGAATACAATGAACTGGGCCAAACTGTAAAACAGACTGTTCTTCTGGATCAATTGCATCCGGGTGATCCCGCTAAAAACAGGATATCGGAAAGTTCCTCCTGCTACCAGATACGGAAAGACGGTATTTATCAGGTACAAACCTCCATAACTTATAATGCCGAGGGGCTGCCTCTCACACAGACTACCGAAACCATGGTCTCTCAACTGGACCCTGTAGTGGAAAGCAAGGCTCTTTCCTTCGACGTGTACGGTCAGCGGAGTGTTCAGTGGACGGAATACACCGCTCCCTCCAAGCGTACCCAGCTCAGTCGCATTCCCACTTCGGATATCGTGGCTGAATCCCTTGTAGTGGATGGATTTACCATAAGCCAAACCAATTATGCAGGAATCCACTCTTCACAGGAACGGTCCTATGCCTCCACAGGAATGATGCTGAAGCAAACCGATGCCAGAGGCAATGTTACTGCCATCGAAACCGACCTGGCCGAACGCGCCATCAGGACAACCGACGCACAAGGCAATATCACTTCCACTGCCTACTCCCCCTGCTGTGACGCCCCTGCCTGCATCACCAACGCTCTGGGAGGCGCCACCTGCTATTCCTACGATATCCGGGGCAGAAAGATTGCCGAGTACGGTACAGCCGTCCAGCCCTCCTGCTTCGCTTATGATGAGAGTAATCACATGATTGCTCTGACCACGTTCAGGGTGGATGAAAAAGACATCACCACCGATCCTACAAGTCGTACCGATGGAGATACCACCACCTGGCTCTACGACACGGCCACGGGACTGGAACTCAAGAAAACCTATGCCGACGGCTCCTGTGTTTCCAAAACCTACGACAGGCTCAACCGTTTGGAAACACTCACCAAGGCCCGAGGCATCATTACCAGTTATACCTATGCCCCATTCACCGGGGAACTTGTCTCAGTCACTCATAGTGATAGTACTCCAGAATGGGATTTTGCCTACAACCACCTTGGTCAAATGGTTTCCGTTTGCGATATCTCAGGAACCAGAGAAATCTCTTATGACGTCTATGGGAGAATGATCCAGGAGACTTCCTTTGGAACTGCGGAAAGCTGCATCCAGGAAGAGTATGACGCCTTCGGCCGTTCCTGCGGATACCGCCTGATGATCGGTACCCGCACCGTGCAGTACTCCTCTCTTGACTATGACCATAAAGGTGACATGATGAGTATGAATATGGAAGGCTTGGGTACTCCTTTTACGTGGGAGTATGATGAAACCAGCGGCTTCCTCAACAAATTATCCTATCCCAACGGCATGGTCCGCAGGAATACTTACCATCCCAGGATCAATCTCCTGGCCTCCATCGGTTATGAGGATGCCGGGACTGGCGACATGTTGGCCGGACATGTCTACCAGTACGACCACTTGATGCGCCCGATCCAGCGCCGGGACTCCTGGGATACTTCTACAATGGCGACCACCAGAGACTTCACCTACAACAGTAGAAGTGAACTTGTCAATGATGAGCTCCAGCAAAGAGGCAACTTTGCCTACCAGTACGACAACATCGGCAACCGCAAGATCGTCCGGGAGCTGGAAGAAGAAACATCCTACGGAACTAACAGGCTCAACCAGTACACAAACATAATTCAGGCGGATGCTTCCTTTGACCCCGTCTATGATGCGGACGGCAACCAGATCAGAATAAAAACCTCCACAGGTATCTGGAATGTTTGCTACGATGGCAATGACAGGCCTGTTTCCTTTACCAGCGAAGATGGCCGCACTGTCGTGTCCTGCGGCTATGACTATCAAGGACGCCGCTTTGAGAAGAAGGTACTTGTCAATGGGACAACCATCAGCCACGCTTATTACCTATACCGGGGTTACCTGCAGGTGGCCGAACTGGATTTGATGCATCCACAGCCAGTGCTGGTAAAGGACTACGTATGGGACCCCACAGAGACGATAGCCACGCGCCTCCTGATGATGACATGCTGGAAAGAGAAAGGGATAGAAGTAAAAGAGAACCTCTACTTCATGCATGATGCATTGAAAAACGTCACTTGTGTCTTCGGGGAACAGCATGAACGAAAGGCGCGCTACGAATACTCTCCCTTCGGAGGCATGCTTACGGCAGAAGGAGACGTGGTCCATACCAATAAATTCCGATTTTCCTGTGAGTACACGGACGACGAGCTGGGACTGGTTTATTACAACTACCGCCACCTCAACCCCACCGACGGCAGATGGATCAATCGAGACCCTATTCAGGAACAGGGAGGACAGCATTTATATGGGTTCCTTGGAAATAATTCTTTGATAAATATTGAAATAACAGGAAAAATATTTTTTGGCAAAGATGTTGTTATCAATGCCACACCTGATCTAAAATCAAAATCAGATGCTGAAAGAACAATTAAAGAATACACTTTTAAAGGTATCATTAATGAAATTGATGATGAAGTAAATTGTTTTTGCTGCATCGAAAATCTTACTCTTATTATGCACGGAAACCCTGGTGAAATGGTAATTGTTCCAAAACCAGGAGAAACGATAATTTGGAATAACAGTACAGATCCAAAAAAAGCTAATAGAATTTATGAAGGAAATGTTACTGAAATGGTAAAAGCTCTTAAAAATGAAGAGACGTTCTGCAGTAAATGTTTTATCTATTTAGTATCTTGCGAGGTGGGATTGGGAGTATTACCTCAAAAAATAGCTAATGAAAGTAAGTGCACTGTTTACGCTCCAAATGGTTATGCTGCTATTGGAGAAGACGACAATCCGCTACATTCAAAGGTTTTTACAAAAAAAATTACCAAAATAATAAATGGAAAAAGTGTCAATATTGGTGATCCAACCTCTTTATTACCGCAAGGAATTGGTTCAGAGTTATCATTTTCAGAATTTAAACCTCAATCTTAA
- a CDS encoding DUF456 domain-containing protein, translating into MPPVLSETLIWCVTLLLFGMGLIGTLIPMLPGIIIIAAGCIWQGIMGSHSLAWWEWTVLALLVAGGLVIDKISGGMGAKKFGSTSAGIWGAIIGAIVGAILFPPIVGLLVMPFLGALLAELIFARKDIAAAFKAGSGAALGMLTGLLLEFTCGLLIIAWFCSCYFLF; encoded by the coding sequence ATGCCCCCGGTACTTTCTGAAACCCTCATCTGGTGCGTCACCCTGCTCCTGTTCGGTATGGGGTTGATCGGCACACTTATTCCCATGCTGCCCGGCATCATCATCATTGCGGCCGGCTGCATCTGGCAGGGAATCATGGGCAGCCACTCCCTGGCGTGGTGGGAGTGGACCGTGCTGGCGCTTCTGGTCGCGGGAGGACTCGTCATTGACAAGATTTCCGGCGGCATGGGAGCCAAAAAATTCGGCAGTACCTCGGCAGGAATCTGGGGCGCCATCATCGGAGCCATTGTGGGCGCCATCCTGTTCCCCCCTATTGTCGGCCTTCTGGTCATGCCGTTTCTGGGGGCGCTCCTGGCCGAACTTATTTTCGCCCGCAAGGACATTGCCGCCGCATTCAAGGCCGGGTCAGGCGCCGCCCTGGGGATGCTTACGGGGCTTCTGCTTGAATTCACGTGCGGCCTGCTGATTATCGCCTGGTTCTGCTCCTGCTATTTCCTGTTCTGA
- the bla gene encoding class A beta-lactamase, which produces MGTFSFSAAVPGGDSAAIREIVRPLKAKVGVSAVMLDTGESVSVGDEAFYPMQSVYKFPLALSVLKRVDQEVLNLDQKVHVTRDQLPEKTWSPLRDRFPQGGEFPLKELLRFSVQESDNNACDILFSLIGGPAAVQKDLKEWGVENMNVKYTEADTHRNHEWQYSNSARPSAVTFLFRMFDEGKILKKDTQLFLWDMMASCATGAERLKGLLPKEYVVAHKTGTGGALPDGAVSAINDAGIIVLPGGRRMAVTVFVMNSKDSPAVCEGTIASVARWLCTEWEAAGGVKK; this is translated from the coding sequence ATGGGAACGTTTTCTTTTTCCGCCGCGGTTCCGGGAGGAGATTCCGCCGCCATCCGGGAAATTGTCCGTCCGTTGAAAGCGAAGGTGGGCGTTTCCGCCGTCATGTTGGACACGGGCGAATCCGTCTCTGTGGGGGACGAAGCTTTTTACCCCATGCAGAGCGTTTATAAATTTCCGCTGGCCCTGTCCGTGCTGAAGCGGGTGGATCAGGAAGTTCTGAATCTGGACCAGAAGGTGCACGTGACCAGGGACCAGCTGCCGGAAAAAACATGGAGTCCTTTGAGGGACCGCTTTCCGCAGGGCGGAGAATTCCCGTTAAAGGAATTGTTGCGTTTTTCCGTGCAGGAAAGCGACAATAATGCCTGTGACATCCTGTTTTCCCTGATAGGAGGCCCCGCAGCCGTTCAAAAGGATTTGAAGGAATGGGGGGTGGAAAACATGAATGTTAAGTACACGGAAGCGGACACACACCGGAATCATGAATGGCAGTATTCCAATTCCGCCCGTCCCTCCGCCGTGACCTTCCTGTTCCGGATGTTTGACGAGGGGAAGATATTGAAAAAGGATACACAGCTTTTCCTGTGGGATATGATGGCTTCCTGCGCTACAGGGGCGGAGCGGTTGAAGGGCCTGCTGCCGAAGGAATACGTGGTGGCGCACAAGACCGGAACGGGAGGAGCGTTGCCGGACGGCGCCGTTTCCGCCATCAATGACGCCGGGATCATTGTACTGCCCGGCGGCAGGAGAATGGCCGTGACTGTTTTCGTGATGAATTCCAAGGATTCTCCCGCCGTCTGCGAGGGGACGATCGCTTCCGTAGCCCGCTGGCTGTGTACGGAATGGGAAGCCGCCGGAGGCGTTAAGAAGTGA
- a CDS encoding FtsX-like permease family protein: MKNLLSRYISLSLALRYLNPLRTFFSIITLICLLGVSLGVMVLIVVLSVMGGLQKEIQGNLFAHSPHVQVCYRNDFGVREVIPDWVELSDKLRHVPGVQSTYALIEDYALVDVQGKQRPCFFRAIDTENAAQLEDLKHLIVSGNADLDMGEKAVISSIVAENMGLNVGDTVRVYTTRNFQEISHAYQQTELPLLAEKNAAELNDLKKWGKSLKAEQGREEASQASVDQAFATLNNLLAVPRRDTERSSLLDMIGLLNEGEALEGGKVAFPEGTGKEWEAVLAEFSAEQRNEADMECFRKIKELVMPKDLEVIGIYRASQHTPSPDLFIPLVIGQELLGYEDDVVQAVALRVDDPYHVETMLAPVMQALEKEKPASSWVLETWHDRFNSWFELMQKERMMMSFVLSFISLISAFCIMAVMFTVSIQRKREIAVMKALGATPFQVVRVFLWQGVIIGFIGALLGVGLGLLVLEYRMQIQMFLAGIGFDPFPVAFHGTANIPVVIDWTEIAWQGVKAFVMVVVASIIPALITARQDPARSLRSM; the protein is encoded by the coding sequence ATGAAGAACCTATTGAGCCGGTACATCAGTCTGAGTCTGGCGCTGCGGTATTTGAATCCGCTGCGCACGTTCTTTTCCATCATCACCCTGATCTGCCTGCTGGGCGTTTCCCTGGGGGTGATGGTGCTCATTGTCGTGTTGTCCGTCATGGGCGGTCTTCAGAAGGAAATTCAGGGCAACCTGTTCGCGCATTCCCCCCACGTGCAGGTATGCTACAGAAATGACTTCGGCGTCCGTGAAGTGATTCCGGACTGGGTGGAGCTGAGTGACAAGCTCAGGCACGTTCCCGGCGTCCAGTCCACGTATGCCCTGATTGAGGATTATGCGCTGGTGGACGTTCAGGGGAAGCAGAGGCCCTGCTTTTTCCGCGCCATTGATACGGAAAATGCGGCACAGCTTGAGGATTTGAAGCATTTGATCGTTTCCGGAAACGCCGATTTGGACATGGGGGAAAAGGCGGTCATTTCTTCCATCGTGGCGGAGAACATGGGCCTGAATGTGGGCGATACCGTGCGCGTGTACACCACCCGGAATTTTCAGGAAATTTCACACGCCTACCAGCAGACGGAACTGCCTCTGCTGGCGGAAAAAAACGCCGCGGAGCTGAATGATCTGAAGAAATGGGGAAAATCCCTGAAAGCGGAGCAGGGGCGTGAAGAGGCGTCCCAGGCGTCCGTGGACCAGGCGTTCGCCACTTTGAACAACCTGTTGGCCGTCCCCCGCCGGGATACGGAACGCTCCAGTCTGCTGGATATGATCGGCCTGCTCAATGAAGGGGAGGCCCTGGAGGGAGGCAAGGTGGCTTTTCCGGAAGGTACGGGCAAGGAATGGGAAGCCGTTTTGGCCGAATTCTCCGCCGAACAGCGCAATGAGGCGGACATGGAATGCTTCCGAAAAATCAAGGAGCTGGTGATGCCCAAGGATTTGGAAGTCATCGGCATTTACCGCGCCTCCCAGCACACGCCCAGCCCGGATTTGTTCATTCCTCTGGTCATTGGCCAGGAATTGCTGGGGTATGAGGACGATGTGGTACAGGCCGTGGCCCTGCGCGTGGATGATCCCTACCATGTGGAGACCATGCTGGCGCCCGTGATGCAGGCTCTGGAAAAGGAGAAGCCCGCTTCCTCCTGGGTGCTGGAAACCTGGCACGACCGGTTCAATTCATGGTTTGAACTGATGCAGAAGGAACGCATGATGATGAGTTTCGTGCTGTCGTTTATTTCCCTGATATCCGCGTTTTGCATCATGGCGGTGATGTTCACCGTCTCCATCCAGCGCAAACGGGAGATTGCCGTCATGAAGGCTTTGGGCGCCACGCCGTTCCAGGTGGTGCGCGTGTTTCTGTGGCAGGGTGTGATCATCGGTTTTATAGGGGCCCTTCTGGGCGTCGGTCTGGGGCTGCTGGTGCTGGAGTACCGCATGCAGATTCAGATGTTCCTGGCGGGCATCGGCTTTGATCCGTTCCCCGTGGCTTTCCATGGAACGGCAAACATTCCGGTAGTGATTGACTGGACGGAGATCGCCTGGCAGGGGGTGAAAGCCTTTGTGATGGTCGTCGTGGCCTCCATCATTCCCGCCCTTATCACGGCGCGCCAGGACCCGGCCCGTTCCCTCCGCAGCATGTAA
- a CDS encoding RDD family protein, whose product MDIYWIQDHEKKGPLPEVEVISMLEAGLIPETVRAWHVGCDEWVQIRELPVMKEMFDRKDEEKRRTMRESAPGEDGELPGPEEPGDERSMAETGEGSPEAEAGVVLVVPYPYVRFLGRMADVMMHMTVYLALLRLLGVGFQPGLLPGTYEALLYICLPMTLIEGLFLSTLGTTPGKSMLGVSVRDYLGNRLSFSTAFRRALFVMVLGLGCFAPTLTMLALFFSWWWVRRFGFTPWDRRLGTTDVLNEPLSFRKVAMTVALIILCLQIMYFLVLPWLPDMEAYVQASSQM is encoded by the coding sequence ATGGATATTTACTGGATTCAGGATCACGAAAAAAAGGGGCCTTTGCCGGAGGTGGAAGTCATTTCCATGCTGGAGGCGGGCCTGATCCCGGAAACCGTCCGCGCCTGGCATGTCGGGTGTGACGAATGGGTGCAAATACGTGAACTGCCCGTGATGAAGGAAATGTTTGACCGAAAAGATGAAGAGAAACGCCGAACCATGCGGGAAAGCGCTCCGGGAGAGGATGGGGAGCTCCCCGGGCCGGAGGAGCCCGGCGATGAACGTTCCATGGCGGAGACCGGAGAAGGATCTCCGGAGGCGGAGGCCGGGGTGGTTTTGGTCGTTCCTTACCCTTACGTCCGTTTTCTGGGAAGGATGGCGGACGTGATGATGCACATGACGGTGTATCTGGCGTTGCTGAGGCTGTTAGGCGTGGGATTCCAGCCCGGACTGCTGCCGGGCACGTATGAAGCCCTTCTTTACATCTGCCTGCCGATGACGCTTATTGAGGGCCTGTTCCTGAGCACGCTGGGTACGACGCCTGGAAAATCCATGCTGGGTGTTTCCGTGCGTGACTATTTGGGAAACCGGCTGTCTTTCTCCACGGCGTTCAGGCGCGCCCTGTTCGTGATGGTGTTGGGTCTGGGGTGTTTCGCCCCTACCTTGACGATGCTGGCCCTGTTCTTTTCCTGGTGGTGGGTACGCCGTTTCGGCTTTACTCCGTGGGACAGAAGGCTGGGGACGACGGACGTGTTGAACGAGCCTCTTTCCTTCCGCAAGGTGGCCATGACCGTGGCCCTGATCATCCTGTGTTTGCAAATCATGTACTTCCTGGTTCTCCCCTGGCTTCCGGACATGGAGGCCTATGTGCAGGCGTCTTCCCAAATGTGA
- the lpxA gene encoding acyl-ACP--UDP-N-acetylglucosamine O-acyltransferase, whose translation MPEIHPTAVVHPTAEIADDVKIGPFCVVGEQVKLGPGCVLHSHVVIDGPSSFGSGNEFFPFSVIGLKSQDLKYRGEPTYLEVGDNNVFRENATINRATDIGGRTRIGNNNLFLVSCHAGHDCQIGNHVIFSGFATAAGHVTVGDYAILAGCCAVHQFVRIGEHAMVGAVARVAQDVLPYTIVEGHPAVTRAVNSIGMQRRGFSEEDLRAVRMCYKKLFVNKKLTVHEAIEELLQSPYGENPCLQRIIEFAQTSERGFCH comes from the coding sequence ATGCCAGAAATACACCCAACGGCAGTAGTGCATCCTACTGCGGAAATTGCGGATGATGTTAAAATAGGCCCTTTTTGCGTTGTCGGGGAGCAGGTGAAGCTGGGGCCCGGATGCGTGCTTCACAGCCACGTGGTCATTGACGGCCCGTCCTCCTTCGGCAGCGGCAATGAATTTTTTCCGTTCTCCGTAATCGGCCTGAAGAGCCAGGATTTGAAGTACCGGGGCGAACCTACTTATCTGGAAGTGGGGGACAACAACGTTTTCCGGGAAAACGCCACCATCAACCGGGCTACGGATATTGGCGGCAGAACGCGGATTGGGAACAACAACCTGTTTCTGGTATCCTGCCATGCCGGCCATGACTGCCAGATCGGCAACCACGTCATCTTCTCCGGCTTTGCCACGGCTGCCGGGCATGTAACGGTGGGGGACTACGCCATTCTGGCGGGTTGCTGCGCCGTGCACCAGTTTGTCCGGATTGGGGAACACGCCATGGTGGGCGCCGTGGCCCGCGTGGCCCAGGACGTGCTGCCCTATACCATTGTGGAAGGCCATCCCGCCGTTACGCGCGCCGTCAATTCCATAGGCATGCAGCGGCGCGGTTTTTCAGAGGAAGACCTGCGGGCCGTGCGCATGTGCTATAAGAAGCTTTTCGTCAACAAAAAACTGACGGTGCATGAGGCCATCGAGGAACTGTTGCAATCTCCTTACGGGGAAAATCCCTGCCTGCAGCGCATCATTGAATTCGCGCAGACGTCGGAACGCGGATTCTGCCACTGA
- a CDS encoding HAD family hydrolase, translating to MKTGFVFDLDGTLVDSIPGIARGLNLALESLGYPEHSVEAIRGMVGRGARELCLAALRGYFNGPVPESAFEALHAGFMREYRHTWENGTVPYAGICEMLLQLAEEGHPLGVLSNKPHVVTVPLVHHVFPDVPFRTVMGFSERFPRKPEPDSLLSIVHEWGRKPEKACMVGDSAHDGNTAVNAGTRLVLVGWGYSTRAALDAFHVPVCGSVQELSFCLEHEENLPFPVLKQGDEVSE from the coding sequence ATGAAAACGGGTTTTGTCTTTGACCTGGACGGAACGCTTGTGGACTCCATTCCCGGCATTGCCCGCGGATTGAACCTGGCTCTGGAGTCCCTGGGATACCCGGAACATTCCGTAGAAGCGATTCGCGGAATGGTTGGGCGGGGCGCCCGGGAGCTGTGCCTGGCCGCCTTGCGTGGATATTTTAACGGACCCGTTCCGGAATCCGCCTTTGAAGCCTTGCATGCGGGTTTTATGCGGGAATACCGACATACCTGGGAAAACGGAACGGTTCCTTATGCGGGCATTTGTGAGATGCTCCTGCAACTGGCGGAAGAAGGCCATCCCCTCGGCGTTCTGTCCAACAAGCCGCACGTGGTGACCGTGCCTCTGGTGCATCACGTCTTTCCGGATGTGCCTTTCCGGACTGTAATGGGTTTTTCCGAGCGTTTTCCCCGCAAGCCGGAACCGGATTCCCTGCTGTCCATCGTCCATGAATGGGGCAGGAAACCGGAGAAGGCATGCATGGTGGGAGATTCCGCCCACGACGGCAATACGGCCGTGAATGCCGGTACCCGGCTGGTCCTGGTAGGGTGGGGGTACAGTACCCGTGCCGCCCTCGACGCTTTCCATGTGCCTGTGTGCGGTTCCGTGCAGGAGCTGTCCTTTTGCCTGGAACATGAAGAAAACCTGCCATTTCCGGTTCTGAAACAGGGGGACGAGGTTTCCGAATAG